From the Limanda limanda chromosome 2, fLimLim1.1, whole genome shotgun sequence genome, one window contains:
- the LOC133022939 gene encoding transcription activator BRG1 isoform X2, translated as MSTPDPPMGGTPRPGPSPGPGPSPGAMLGPSPGPSPGSSHSMMGPSPGPPSSGHSQPGPSGYGQDNIHSLHKPMEGMHEKSMSEESRFSQMKSLSMRQGGHSGMGPPPSPLDQHSQGYQSPLGGSDHSSPVPSNGPPSGPLMPSSSSSSSSGGPGSASTPLDGPSGDQHMLGPANRPGPQGSSGPGPSPGPILGSSVPILGSGIDSGGPAGLGGPGGPTPFNQNQLQQLRAQIMAYKMLARGQPLPDHLQMAVQGKRPMPGMQQPMSSLGPGVGVGPAGPGPGLMGSGYIRAHGMMGPNMPPPGPSGTPAGMQNPNGPPKSWPEGPMVNAAAPSNAPQKLIPPQPTGRPSPAPPSVPPAASPVMPPQTQSPGQPAQPTAMMPYHAKQSRITPIQKPCGLDPVEILQEREYRLQARITHRIVELENLPGSLAGDLRTKATIELKALRLLNFQRQLRQEVVVCMRRDTALETALDAKAYKRSKRQSLREARITEKLEKQQKIEQERKRRQKHQEYLNSILQHAKDFKEYHRSITGKMQKLTKAVATYHANTEREQKKENERIEKERMRRLMAEDEEGYRKLIDQKKDKRLAYLLQQTDEYVANLTELVRAHKAAQALKVKKKKKKKKKKKIENAEGQTLAVGPDGEPLDETSQMSDLPVKVIHVDSGNILTGLDAPRAGQLETWLEMNPGYEVAPRSDSEDSEEEEEEEEEEERQPATAPVEEKKIPDPDCEDVSEVDVRHIIENAKQDVDDEYMGAAFARTLQSYYAVAHAVTEKVDKQSSLLINGQLKQYQVKGLEWLVSLYNNNLNGILADEMGLGKTIQTIALITYLMEMKRLNGPYLIIVPLSTLSNWVYEFDKWAPTVVKVSYKGSPAARRAFLPQLRSGKFNVLLTTYEYIIKDKQVLAKIRWKYMIVDEGHRMKNHHCKLTQVLNTHYLAPRRVLLTGTPLQNKLPELWALLNFLLPTIFKSCITFEQWFNAPFAMTGEKVDLNEEETILIIRRLHKVLRPFLLRRLKKEVEAQLPEKVEYVIKCDMSSLQRVLYRHMQAKGVLLTDGSEKDKKGKGGTKTLMNTIMQLRKICNHPYMFQQIEESFSEHLGFSGGIVQGLDLYRASGKFEVLDRILPKLRVTNHRVLLFCQMTTLMTIMEDYFAFRSFKYLRLDGTTKAEDRGMLLKTFNDPESDYFIFLLSTRAGGLGLNLQSADTVVIFDSDWNPHQDLQAQDRAHRIGQQNEVRVLRLCTINSVEEKILAAAKYKLNVDQKVIQAGMFDQKSSSHERRAFLQAILEHEEQDEEEDEVPDDETVNQMIARSEEEFDQFMRMDLDRRREDARNPRRKPRLMEEDELPTWIMKDDAEVERLTCEEEEEKMFGRGSRMRKEVDYSDSLTEKQWLKAIEDGTLDEVEEDVRHKKTTRKRKRDRDLDLPGPSSSSGGRGRGDKDDDGKRQRKRGRPPAEKLSPNPPALLKKMRKIVDAVIKYKDSASGRQLSEVFIQLPSRKELPEYYELIRKPVDFRKIKEGIRGHRYRSLSDLERDVMLLFQNAQTFNLEGSLIYEDSIVLQSVFTSLRQKIEKEEESEGEESEEEEEDQDEGSESESRSVRVKIRLGRKDKGGDRGNRRSRRTGRNRAKPVVSDDDSEDEQEEERSPSATDEES; from the exons ATGTCCACTCCAGATCCCCCCATGGGAGGCACCCCGCGCCCAGGTCCCTCTCCTGGTCCGGGTCCCTCCCCAGGGGCTATGCTGGGCCCCAGCCCTGGTCCCTCACCAGGCTCCTCTCACAGTATGATGGGCCCCAGCCCTGGTCCTCCCTCCTCTGGACACTCCCAGCCGGGGCCCTCTGGATACGGCCAGGACAACATCCACTCTCTGCACAAA CCGATGGAGGGCATGCATGAGAAGAGCATGAGCGAGGAGAGCCGCTTCAGTCAGATGAAGAGTCTGTCGATGAGACAGGGCGGACACAGCGGCATGGGCCCCCCACCCAGTCCTCTGGATCAACACTCACAAG GCTACCAATCTCCATTAGGTGGCTCTGATCACTCCAGTCCTGTCCCGTCAAATGGTCCTCCCTCTGGTCCTCTAATGccatcgtcctcctcttcctcctcctctggcggcCCCGGCTCCGCCTCTACACCTTTAGACGGTCCCAGCGGAGACCAACACATGCTCGGCCCAGCTAACCGTCCCGGACCTCAAGGTAGCTCCGGCCCCGGGCCCAGCCCCGGGCCCATTCTCGGATCCAGTGTCCCCATCCTTGGATCTGGCATTGACTCTGGTGGCCCCGCTGGCCTCGGAGGTCCCGGTGGTCCAACTCCCTTCAACCAGAACCAACTCCAACAACTCAGAGCCCAGATCATGGCTTATAAGATGCTGGCCCGGGGACAGCCCCTGCCGGACCACCTGCAGATGGCTGTCCAAGGGAAGAGGCCGATGCCAGGGATGCAGCAGCCCATGTCCAGTCTGGGTCCTGGGGTTGGAGTTGGTCCAGCTGGACCAGGTCCAGGGCTGATGGGCTCAGGCTACATTCGAGCTCACG GTATGATGGGTCCCAACATGCCCCCACCAGGGCCGTCAGGGACCCCAGCTGGAATGCAAAACCCCAACGGACCACCAAAGTCCTGGCCTGAAG GTCCCATGGTGAACGCAGCAGCCCCCTCAAACGCACCCCAAAAGTTGATCCCCCCTCAGCCCACTGGCCGGCCctctcctgcccccccctcagttcctcctgctgcctccccGGTGATGCCTCCGCAGACGCAGTCCCCCGGTCAGCCAGCACAGCCCACTGCCATGATGCCTTACCACGCCAAGCAGAGCCGCATTACCCCAATTCAGAAGCCCTGTGGCCTCGACCCAGTGGAGATACTGCAGGAGAGGGAGTACAG GTTACAGGCTCGTATCACTCATCGTATTGTTGAACTGGAGAACCTGCCGGGTTCTCTCGCTGGTGATTTACGTACCAAAGCTACAATAGAGCTCAAAGCTCTTCGACTGCTTAACTTCCAGAGACAG CTGCGTCAAGAGGTGGTGGTGTGTATGCGTCGGGACACAGCTCTTGAGACCGCCCTTGACGCGAAGGCCTACAAGCGCAGCAAGCGCCAGTCTCTGCGAGAGGCCCGCATCACAGAGAAactggagaagcagcagaagatcGAGCAAGAGCGCAAACGCAGGCAGAAGCACCAG GAGTACCTCAACAGCATCCTCCAGCACGCCAAAGACTTCAAAGAGTACCATCGCTCAATCACAGGCAAAATGCAGAAACTGACCAAAGCTGTGGCCACCTACCATGCCAACACTGAGCGAGAGCAGAAGAAGGAGAATGAGCGGATTgagaaagagaggatgaggaggctcATG gctgaggatgaggagggataCCGCAAACTGATCGACCAGAAGAAGGACAAACGTCTGGCCTACCTGCTGCAGCAGACTGACGAGTATGTCGCCAACCTCACCGAGCTGGTCCGAGCTCACAAGGCTGCACAGGCACTCaaagtaaagaagaagaagaagaagaagaaaaagaagaag ATAGAGAACGCTGAGGGGCAGACTCTGGCAGTGGGCCCTGATGGAGAG CCTCTGGATGAGACGAGTCAGATGAGCGATCTGCCTGTGAAGGTCATCCATGTGGACAGTGGAAACATCCTGACAGGTTTGGACGCTCCTAGAGCCGGACAGCTGGAGACCTGGCTGGAGATGAACCCGGG CTACGAGGTGGCTCCCCGCTCGGACAGTGaggacagcgaggaggaggaagaggaggag gaagaggaggagcgtCAGCCTGCAACAGCTccggtggaggagaagaagatccCAGACCCCGACTGTGAAGATGTGTCAGAAGTAGATGTTCGCCACATCATTGA AAATGCTAAGCAGGATGTGGATGATGAATACATGGGTGCGGCCTTCGCTCGAACTCTCCAGTCTTATTACGCAGTGGCTCACGCTGTCACAGAGAAGGTGGACAAACAGTCCAGTTTGTTGATAAATGGACAACTCAAGCAGTATCAG GTTAAAGGTCTGGAGTGGCTTGTTTCCCtctacaacaacaacctgaACGGGATCCTGGCGGACGAGATGGGTTTGGGAAAAACCATCCAGACTATCGCCCTCATTACTTACCTCATGGAGATGAAGCGTCTCAATGGACCCTACCTCATCATTGTACCCCTCTC AACTCTTTCTAACTGGGTGTATGAGTTTGACAAATGGGCACCGACAGTCGTCAAAGTGTCCTACAAG GGGTCTCCTGCTGCCAGAAGAGCCTTCCTCCCCCAACTGCGTAGTGGAAAATTTAACGTTTTACTCACCACCTACGAGTACATCATCAAGGATAAACAAGTGCTGGCCAAG ATCCGTTGGAAATACATGATCGTTGACGAGGGCCACCGGATGAAGAACCACCACTGTAAACTGACCCAGGTCCTGAACACTCACTACCTTGCCCCACGGCGAGTCCTCCTCACAGGGACGCCGTTGCAAAACAAGCTGCCTGAGCTCTGGGCACTGCTCAACTTCCTGCTGCCAACCATCTTCAAGAGCTGTATCACCTTTGAGCAGTGGTTCAACGCTCCTTTCGCCATGACTGGGGAGAAG GTGGACCTAAATGAAGAGGAGACCATCTTGATCATCCGTCGTCTCCACAAAGTGCTCCGCCCCTTCCTGTTACGCAGATTAAAGAAGGAAGTGGAGGCACAGCTTCCAGAGAAG GTGGAGTATGTGATCAAGTGCGACATGTCGTCTCTTCAGAGGGTGCTGTACAGACACATGCAGGCCAAGGGCGTTCTTCTAACTGATGGATCCGAAAAAGACAAGAAG GGGAAAGGAGGCACTAAGACACTGATGAACACCATCATGCAGCTGAGGAAGATCTGTAACCACCCGTACATGTTCCAGCAGATCGAG GAATCCTTCTCTGAACATTTAGGATTCTCTGGTGGAATAGTCCAGGG ACTTGACCTGTATCGAGCATCAGGAAAGTTTGAGGTGTTGGATCGTATCTTGCCCAAACTGAGGGTGACAAACCACAGAGTTCTGCTCTTCTGTCAGATGACCACACTCATGACCATCATGGAGGACTACTTCGCCTTCCGCAGCTTCAAGTATCTGCGTCTGGACG GCACCACAAAGGCTGAAGACAGAGGAATGTTACTGAAGACGTTCAATGATCCAGAGTCGGACTACTTCATCTTCCTGCTGAGCACAAGAGCTGGAGGTCTCGGCCTCAACCTGCAGTCTGCTGACACTGTGGTCATCTTTGACTCGGACTGGAACCCACATCAg GACCTGCAGGCTCAGGACAGAGCCCATCGCATCGGTCAACAAAATGAGGTTCGTGTGTTGCGTCTCTGCACTATCAACAGTGTGGAAGAGAAAATCCTGGCCGCTGCCAAGTACAAATTAAACGTGGACCAAAAGGTCATCCAGGCCGGCATGTTCGATCAGAAATCCTCCAGCCACGAGCGCAGGGCCTTCCTACAAGCCATCCTGGAGCACGAGGAGCAAGACGAG gaggaggatgaggtgcCCGATGATGAGACGGTCAACCAGATGATAGCCAGGAGCGAGGAGGAGTTTGATCAGTTCATG CGTATGGACTTGGACCGGCGGCGGGAGGATGCCCGTAACCCGCGGCGAAAACCTCGtctgatggaggaggatgagctgcCCACGTGGATCATGAAAGATGATGCCGAAGTTGAGCGGCTGACctgcgaggaagaggaggagaaaatgtttGGACGAGGCTCTCGGATGCGTAAGGAGGTGGACTATAGCGACTCACTGACCGAGAAGCAGTGGCTGAAG GCGATAGAGGATGGCACACTGGATGAGGTCGAGGAAGATGTGCGTCACAAAAAGACGACCcgcaagaggaagagggaccGAGACTTGGACCTCCCCGGTCCCTCGTCTTCCTCCGGGGGACGTGGACGAGGGGACAAAGACGATGAtgggaagaggcagaggaagaggggacGACCACCTGCTGAGAAACTCTCCCCGAATCCTCCTGCTCTCCtaaagaagatgaggaagattGTGGACGCTGTCATCAAATATAAAGACAG CGCCAGCGGGCGTCAGCTGAGCGAAGTGTTCATCCAGCTGCCGTCTCGAAAAGAGCTGCCCGAGTACTACGAGCTGATCCGCAAACCTGTGGACTTCAGGAAGATCAAG GAGGGGATTAGAGGTCATCGCTACCGCAGTCTGAGTGACCTGGAGAGAGACGTCATGCTGCTCTTCCAGAACGCTCAGACCTTCAACCTGGAGGGATCACTG ATTTATGAAGACTCCATCGTTCTCCAGTCGGTCTTCACCAGTTTGAGGCAGAAGattgagaaggaggaggaaagcgagggagaggagagtgaagaagaggaggaggatcaaGATGAAGGATCCGAGTCTGAAT ctCGCTCAGTGAGGGTGAAGATCCGTCTGGGCAGGAAGGACAAAGGCGGAGACCGAGGGAATCGACGCAGCAGACGGACGGGACGCAACCGAGCCAAACCTGTCGTCAGTGACGACGACTCTGAGGACGAGCAGGAAGAG GAGCGCTCTCCCAGTGCGACTGATGAAGAGTCCTGA
- the LOC133022939 gene encoding transcription activator BRG1 isoform X1, with translation MSTPDPPMGGTPRPGPSPGPGPSPGAMLGPSPGPSPGSSHSMMGPSPGPPSSGHSQPGPSGYGQDNIHSLHKPMEGMHEKSMSEESRFSQMKSLSMRQGGHSGMGPPPSPLDQHSQGYQSPLGGSDHSSPVPSNGPPSGPLMPSSSSSSSSGGPGSASTPLDGPSGDQHMLGPANRPGPQGSSGPGPSPGPILGSSVPILGSGIDSGGPAGLGGPGGPTPFNQNQLQQLRAQIMAYKMLARGQPLPDHLQMAVQGKRPMPGMQQPMSSLGPGVGVGPAGPGPGLMGSGYIRAHGMMGPNMPPPGPSGTPAGMQNPNGPPKSWPEGPMVNAAAPSNAPQKLIPPQPTGRPSPAPPSVPPAASPVMPPQTQSPGQPAQPTAMMPYHAKQSRITPIQKPCGLDPVEILQEREYRLQARITHRIVELENLPGSLAGDLRTKATIELKALRLLNFQRQLRQEVVVCMRRDTALETALDAKAYKRSKRQSLREARITEKLEKQQKIEQERKRRQKHQEYLNSILQHAKDFKEYHRSITGKMQKLTKAVATYHANTEREQKKENERIEKERMRRLMAEDEEGYRKLIDQKKDKRLAYLLQQTDEYVANLTELVRAHKAAQALKVKKKKKKKKKKKIENAEGQTLAVGPDGEPLDETSQMSDLPVKVIHVDSGNILTGLDAPRAGQLETWLEMNPGYEVAPRSDSEDSEEEEEEEEEEEERQPATAPVEEKKIPDPDCEDVSEVDVRHIIENAKQDVDDEYMGAAFARTLQSYYAVAHAVTEKVDKQSSLLINGQLKQYQVKGLEWLVSLYNNNLNGILADEMGLGKTIQTIALITYLMEMKRLNGPYLIIVPLSTLSNWVYEFDKWAPTVVKVSYKGSPAARRAFLPQLRSGKFNVLLTTYEYIIKDKQVLAKIRWKYMIVDEGHRMKNHHCKLTQVLNTHYLAPRRVLLTGTPLQNKLPELWALLNFLLPTIFKSCITFEQWFNAPFAMTGEKVDLNEEETILIIRRLHKVLRPFLLRRLKKEVEAQLPEKVEYVIKCDMSSLQRVLYRHMQAKGVLLTDGSEKDKKGKGGTKTLMNTIMQLRKICNHPYMFQQIEESFSEHLGFSGGIVQGLDLYRASGKFEVLDRILPKLRVTNHRVLLFCQMTTLMTIMEDYFAFRSFKYLRLDGTTKAEDRGMLLKTFNDPESDYFIFLLSTRAGGLGLNLQSADTVVIFDSDWNPHQDLQAQDRAHRIGQQNEVRVLRLCTINSVEEKILAAAKYKLNVDQKVIQAGMFDQKSSSHERRAFLQAILEHEEQDEVWGQEVCLRINEEDEVPDDETVNQMIARSEEEFDQFMRMDLDRRREDARNPRRKPRLMEEDELPTWIMKDDAEVERLTCEEEEEKMFGRGSRMRKEVDYSDSLTEKQWLKAIEDGTLDEVEEDVRHKKTTRKRKRDRDLDLPGPSSSSGGRGRGDKDDDGKRQRKRGRPPAEKLSPNPPALLKKMRKIVDAVIKYKDSASGRQLSEVFIQLPSRKELPEYYELIRKPVDFRKIKEGIRGHRYRSLSDLERDVMLLFQNAQTFNLEGSLIYEDSIVLQSVFTSLRQKIEKEEESEGEESEEEEEDQDEGSESESRSVRVKIRLGRKDKGGDRGNRRSRRTGRNRAKPVVSDDDSEDEQEEERSPSATDEES, from the exons ATGTCCACTCCAGATCCCCCCATGGGAGGCACCCCGCGCCCAGGTCCCTCTCCTGGTCCGGGTCCCTCCCCAGGGGCTATGCTGGGCCCCAGCCCTGGTCCCTCACCAGGCTCCTCTCACAGTATGATGGGCCCCAGCCCTGGTCCTCCCTCCTCTGGACACTCCCAGCCGGGGCCCTCTGGATACGGCCAGGACAACATCCACTCTCTGCACAAA CCGATGGAGGGCATGCATGAGAAGAGCATGAGCGAGGAGAGCCGCTTCAGTCAGATGAAGAGTCTGTCGATGAGACAGGGCGGACACAGCGGCATGGGCCCCCCACCCAGTCCTCTGGATCAACACTCACAAG GCTACCAATCTCCATTAGGTGGCTCTGATCACTCCAGTCCTGTCCCGTCAAATGGTCCTCCCTCTGGTCCTCTAATGccatcgtcctcctcttcctcctcctctggcggcCCCGGCTCCGCCTCTACACCTTTAGACGGTCCCAGCGGAGACCAACACATGCTCGGCCCAGCTAACCGTCCCGGACCTCAAGGTAGCTCCGGCCCCGGGCCCAGCCCCGGGCCCATTCTCGGATCCAGTGTCCCCATCCTTGGATCTGGCATTGACTCTGGTGGCCCCGCTGGCCTCGGAGGTCCCGGTGGTCCAACTCCCTTCAACCAGAACCAACTCCAACAACTCAGAGCCCAGATCATGGCTTATAAGATGCTGGCCCGGGGACAGCCCCTGCCGGACCACCTGCAGATGGCTGTCCAAGGGAAGAGGCCGATGCCAGGGATGCAGCAGCCCATGTCCAGTCTGGGTCCTGGGGTTGGAGTTGGTCCAGCTGGACCAGGTCCAGGGCTGATGGGCTCAGGCTACATTCGAGCTCACG GTATGATGGGTCCCAACATGCCCCCACCAGGGCCGTCAGGGACCCCAGCTGGAATGCAAAACCCCAACGGACCACCAAAGTCCTGGCCTGAAG GTCCCATGGTGAACGCAGCAGCCCCCTCAAACGCACCCCAAAAGTTGATCCCCCCTCAGCCCACTGGCCGGCCctctcctgcccccccctcagttcctcctgctgcctccccGGTGATGCCTCCGCAGACGCAGTCCCCCGGTCAGCCAGCACAGCCCACTGCCATGATGCCTTACCACGCCAAGCAGAGCCGCATTACCCCAATTCAGAAGCCCTGTGGCCTCGACCCAGTGGAGATACTGCAGGAGAGGGAGTACAG GTTACAGGCTCGTATCACTCATCGTATTGTTGAACTGGAGAACCTGCCGGGTTCTCTCGCTGGTGATTTACGTACCAAAGCTACAATAGAGCTCAAAGCTCTTCGACTGCTTAACTTCCAGAGACAG CTGCGTCAAGAGGTGGTGGTGTGTATGCGTCGGGACACAGCTCTTGAGACCGCCCTTGACGCGAAGGCCTACAAGCGCAGCAAGCGCCAGTCTCTGCGAGAGGCCCGCATCACAGAGAAactggagaagcagcagaagatcGAGCAAGAGCGCAAACGCAGGCAGAAGCACCAG GAGTACCTCAACAGCATCCTCCAGCACGCCAAAGACTTCAAAGAGTACCATCGCTCAATCACAGGCAAAATGCAGAAACTGACCAAAGCTGTGGCCACCTACCATGCCAACACTGAGCGAGAGCAGAAGAAGGAGAATGAGCGGATTgagaaagagaggatgaggaggctcATG gctgaggatgaggagggataCCGCAAACTGATCGACCAGAAGAAGGACAAACGTCTGGCCTACCTGCTGCAGCAGACTGACGAGTATGTCGCCAACCTCACCGAGCTGGTCCGAGCTCACAAGGCTGCACAGGCACTCaaagtaaagaagaagaagaagaagaagaaaaagaagaag ATAGAGAACGCTGAGGGGCAGACTCTGGCAGTGGGCCCTGATGGAGAG CCTCTGGATGAGACGAGTCAGATGAGCGATCTGCCTGTGAAGGTCATCCATGTGGACAGTGGAAACATCCTGACAGGTTTGGACGCTCCTAGAGCCGGACAGCTGGAGACCTGGCTGGAGATGAACCCGGG CTACGAGGTGGCTCCCCGCTCGGACAGTGaggacagcgaggaggaggaagaggaggag gaggaagaggaggagcgtCAGCCTGCAACAGCTccggtggaggagaagaagatccCAGACCCCGACTGTGAAGATGTGTCAGAAGTAGATGTTCGCCACATCATTGA AAATGCTAAGCAGGATGTGGATGATGAATACATGGGTGCGGCCTTCGCTCGAACTCTCCAGTCTTATTACGCAGTGGCTCACGCTGTCACAGAGAAGGTGGACAAACAGTCCAGTTTGTTGATAAATGGACAACTCAAGCAGTATCAG GTTAAAGGTCTGGAGTGGCTTGTTTCCCtctacaacaacaacctgaACGGGATCCTGGCGGACGAGATGGGTTTGGGAAAAACCATCCAGACTATCGCCCTCATTACTTACCTCATGGAGATGAAGCGTCTCAATGGACCCTACCTCATCATTGTACCCCTCTC AACTCTTTCTAACTGGGTGTATGAGTTTGACAAATGGGCACCGACAGTCGTCAAAGTGTCCTACAAG GGGTCTCCTGCTGCCAGAAGAGCCTTCCTCCCCCAACTGCGTAGTGGAAAATTTAACGTTTTACTCACCACCTACGAGTACATCATCAAGGATAAACAAGTGCTGGCCAAG ATCCGTTGGAAATACATGATCGTTGACGAGGGCCACCGGATGAAGAACCACCACTGTAAACTGACCCAGGTCCTGAACACTCACTACCTTGCCCCACGGCGAGTCCTCCTCACAGGGACGCCGTTGCAAAACAAGCTGCCTGAGCTCTGGGCACTGCTCAACTTCCTGCTGCCAACCATCTTCAAGAGCTGTATCACCTTTGAGCAGTGGTTCAACGCTCCTTTCGCCATGACTGGGGAGAAG GTGGACCTAAATGAAGAGGAGACCATCTTGATCATCCGTCGTCTCCACAAAGTGCTCCGCCCCTTCCTGTTACGCAGATTAAAGAAGGAAGTGGAGGCACAGCTTCCAGAGAAG GTGGAGTATGTGATCAAGTGCGACATGTCGTCTCTTCAGAGGGTGCTGTACAGACACATGCAGGCCAAGGGCGTTCTTCTAACTGATGGATCCGAAAAAGACAAGAAG GGGAAAGGAGGCACTAAGACACTGATGAACACCATCATGCAGCTGAGGAAGATCTGTAACCACCCGTACATGTTCCAGCAGATCGAG GAATCCTTCTCTGAACATTTAGGATTCTCTGGTGGAATAGTCCAGGG ACTTGACCTGTATCGAGCATCAGGAAAGTTTGAGGTGTTGGATCGTATCTTGCCCAAACTGAGGGTGACAAACCACAGAGTTCTGCTCTTCTGTCAGATGACCACACTCATGACCATCATGGAGGACTACTTCGCCTTCCGCAGCTTCAAGTATCTGCGTCTGGACG GCACCACAAAGGCTGAAGACAGAGGAATGTTACTGAAGACGTTCAATGATCCAGAGTCGGACTACTTCATCTTCCTGCTGAGCACAAGAGCTGGAGGTCTCGGCCTCAACCTGCAGTCTGCTGACACTGTGGTCATCTTTGACTCGGACTGGAACCCACATCAg GACCTGCAGGCTCAGGACAGAGCCCATCGCATCGGTCAACAAAATGAGGTTCGTGTGTTGCGTCTCTGCACTATCAACAGTGTGGAAGAGAAAATCCTGGCCGCTGCCAAGTACAAATTAAACGTGGACCAAAAGGTCATCCAGGCCGGCATGTTCGATCAGAAATCCTCCAGCCACGAGCGCAGGGCCTTCCTACAAGCCATCCTGGAGCACGAGGAGCAAGACGAGGTCTGGGGCCAAGAAGTGTGTCTACgcataaat gaggaggatgaggtgcCCGATGATGAGACGGTCAACCAGATGATAGCCAGGAGCGAGGAGGAGTTTGATCAGTTCATG CGTATGGACTTGGACCGGCGGCGGGAGGATGCCCGTAACCCGCGGCGAAAACCTCGtctgatggaggaggatgagctgcCCACGTGGATCATGAAAGATGATGCCGAAGTTGAGCGGCTGACctgcgaggaagaggaggagaaaatgtttGGACGAGGCTCTCGGATGCGTAAGGAGGTGGACTATAGCGACTCACTGACCGAGAAGCAGTGGCTGAAG GCGATAGAGGATGGCACACTGGATGAGGTCGAGGAAGATGTGCGTCACAAAAAGACGACCcgcaagaggaagagggaccGAGACTTGGACCTCCCCGGTCCCTCGTCTTCCTCCGGGGGACGTGGACGAGGGGACAAAGACGATGAtgggaagaggcagaggaagaggggacGACCACCTGCTGAGAAACTCTCCCCGAATCCTCCTGCTCTCCtaaagaagatgaggaagattGTGGACGCTGTCATCAAATATAAAGACAG CGCCAGCGGGCGTCAGCTGAGCGAAGTGTTCATCCAGCTGCCGTCTCGAAAAGAGCTGCCCGAGTACTACGAGCTGATCCGCAAACCTGTGGACTTCAGGAAGATCAAG GAGGGGATTAGAGGTCATCGCTACCGCAGTCTGAGTGACCTGGAGAGAGACGTCATGCTGCTCTTCCAGAACGCTCAGACCTTCAACCTGGAGGGATCACTG ATTTATGAAGACTCCATCGTTCTCCAGTCGGTCTTCACCAGTTTGAGGCAGAAGattgagaaggaggaggaaagcgagggagaggagagtgaagaagaggaggaggatcaaGATGAAGGATCCGAGTCTGAAT ctCGCTCAGTGAGGGTGAAGATCCGTCTGGGCAGGAAGGACAAAGGCGGAGACCGAGGGAATCGACGCAGCAGACGGACGGGACGCAACCGAGCCAAACCTGTCGTCAGTGACGACGACTCTGAGGACGAGCAGGAAGAG GAGCGCTCTCCCAGTGCGACTGATGAAGAGTCCTGA